The following proteins are encoded in a genomic region of Emys orbicularis isolate rEmyOrb1 chromosome 19, rEmyOrb1.hap1, whole genome shotgun sequence:
- the TMBIM6 gene encoding bax inhibitor 1 — protein sequence MDVFNRNIDFNALFKFSHISASTQQHLKRVYASFALCMFVAATGAYINVVTHLLRFSLLSGLGSLALLIWLMATPHSRETEQKRLGILAGFAFLTGANLCPLLEMCIAINPSIIPTAFLGTAVIFSCFSLSALYARRRSFLYLGGFLLSGLFLMLLFSLINVFVGSTWLFTANLYLGLMVMCGFVLFDTQLIIEKAESGDKDYIWHCVDLFLDFINIFRELMMLLGMNENKKKKEK from the exons ATGGACGTGTTCAATCGGAACATTGACTTCAACGCGCTCTTCAAGTTTTCCCACAT ctctgcctccaCCCAGCAGCACCTGAAGAGGGTCTATGCCAGCTTTGCTCTCTGCATGTTTGTGGCAGCGACCGGAGCCTACATCAATGTGGTGACCCATCTGCTCCGG TTCAGCCTGCTCtcgggcctgggctccctggcacTGCTGATCTGGCTGATGGCCACGCCCCACAGCAGGGAGACGGAGCAGAAGAGGCTGGGGATTCTGGCTGGCTTTGCCTTCCTGACCG GAGCCAACCTATGTCCTCTCCTGGAAATGTGCATCGCCATCAACCCCAG CATCATCCCCACCGCCTTTCTGGGCACCGCTGTGATCTTCAGCTGCTTCTCACTGAGCGCCCTCTACGCCAGGCGCCGCAGCTTCCTGTACCTGGGAG GCTTCCTGCTCTCTGGCCTCTTCCTGATGCTGCTCTTCTCCTTGATCAACGTCTTCGTGGGGTCCACTTGGCTGTTCACA gcTAACCTGTACCTCGGGCTGATGGTCATGTGTGGGTTCGTCCTCTTCGACACGCAGCTCATCATTGAGAAGGCGGAGAGCGGGGACAAGGATTACATCTG gcACTGTGTGGATCTCTTCCTGGATTTCATCAACATCTTTCGGGAGCTCATGATGCTGCTGGGGATGAACGAG AACAAGAAGAAGAAGGAGAAGTGA